A genomic window from Phoenix dactylifera cultivar Barhee BC4 chromosome 7, palm_55x_up_171113_PBpolish2nd_filt_p, whole genome shotgun sequence includes:
- the LOC103719027 gene encoding proteasome subunit beta type-3, which translates to MSIFEYNGSALVAMVGKNCFAIASDRRLGVQLQTIATDFQRIFKIHDKLYIGLSGLATDVQTLYQRLAFRHKLYQLREERDMKPETFASLVSALLYEKRFGPYFCQPVIAGLGDDSVPFICTMDCLGAKELAKDFVVSGTASESLYGACESMYKPNMEPEELFETISQALLSSVDRDCLSGWGGHVFVVTPTQVQERTLKGRMD; encoded by the exons ATGTCG ATCTTCGAGTACAATGGGAGCGCCCTTGTGGCAATGGTGGGCAAGAACTGCTTCGCGATCGCGAGCGACCGGCGCCTCGGCGTTCAACTCCAGACCATCGCCACCGACTTCCAGAGGATCTTCAAGATCCACGATAAGCTCTATATTGGCCTCTCCGGCCTCGCCACCGACGTCCAAACCCT GTACCAGCGGCTTGCCTTCCGCCACAAGCTCTATCAGCTGCGAGAGGAGAGGGATATGAAGCCCGAGACCTTCGCCAGCCTCGTCTCCGCTCTTCTTTATGAAAAGAG GTTTGGTCCCTACTTTTGCCAGCCAGTAATTGCTGGATTAGGAGATGACAGTGTGCCATTTATTTGTACTATGGATTGCCTCGGTGCCAA GGAGCTTGCCAAAGACTTTGTTGTTTCTGGTACAGCCTCGGAGTCTCTTTATGGTGCTTGTGAATCCATGTACAAGCCTAACATG GAACCGGAGGAATTATTTGAGACAATCTCACAAGCACTGCTATCTTCTGTTGATCGTGATTGTTTGAGTGGTTGGGGAGGACATGTTTTTGTGGT GACTCCAACCCAAGTGCAGGAACGAACATTGAAGGGACGAATGGATTAA